In Segatella copri, the DNA window TCCAGCCAGTCATCAGAATCATACCTGCAGCGAGAACCTCGTTCAGAGGAGCCTCTACCTGCTCCTGGCGGTAGCCACGGCGGTGCAGACTCTCACCACTCGAATCGAGACTCAAGGTGGCATTGTCTTCTGCAATGTGGATGTTGAGGCGGATATCCGGGTTAGATACGCTGATATTTGGACGTGTACCCTGCTTCTCGCGGAACCAGTCAACAATCGCATCCTTTACCTTGTAGGTTACGAAGCGTGAGTTGCGGAACTCCTCTGAGTAGACTACTGAGTCAACAGAGAAAGTCTTCTTCACGTCTAAGATGTCATCCCACTTGATCTTCTGGATCTGATCATACACCTCTTCAGCGCTTCTAGCCTTGAAGTGCTTGATAGGCTTTAAGATACGGATGGCTGTGTGCAACTGGAAGTTAGCACGATACATCATTTCCTTGTCGCCTGTGAAAGACACCATGCGGCGACCGATCTGTACATTATTGGCACCCAACTGGGTGAGCTCTTCAGCCAAGACAGGCTCGAGGCCCATGAAGGTCTTGGCAATGAGTTCAAATTCCTGTTCCATTATTGAATTCTATATCTAATAAACTTTGTTTTTCTTTTTTATATTTCTTTGTTTTGGGTTTCATATCCTTGGTAACCCATACGTTGGCTCCCACTACGCAGCCTTCTCCGATGGTGATGCGACCGAGGATGGTGGCATTGGCGTAGACGATGACATCATTTTCGAGGATAGGGTGGCGAGGGATTCCCTTGATAGGATTGCCGTCCTTATCGAGTGGGAAACTCTTGGCTCCGAGGGTAACACCCTGGTAGAGTTTCACATTGTCGCCGATGATGCAGGTAGCTCCAATCACCACACCCGTACCGTGGTCGATGGTGAAGTGCTTGCCGATGGTAGCCTCCGGGTTGATGTCAATACCGGTTTCCGAATGCGCCAGCTCAGTCATCATTCTCGGAATGAGCGGCACTCCCAGTTCGTGCAGTACGTGGGCGATGCGGTAGTTGGTAATCGCCTTGATGACCGGGTAGCAGGAGATGATTTCTCCGTGGCTCATGGCAGCTGGGTCGCCCTCGTAGGCAGCCTCTACATCGGTAGCCAGAATCTTGCGCAGTCTCGGAAATTCCATGATTGCCTTGGCTGCAATCACGCCTGCCTTGGCACGCTGGTGCTGCAGTTCAGCCTGGGTTTCCGTTTCGCAGTCGTTGGCGAAGCAGAGACCGGCGAGAATTTGCTCTGACAGCATCTCATAGAGTTTCTCTACTCTTACTCCAATGTGATATTTGATGGTTGAGATATTTACCGAAGAATTGCCGAAATATCCCGGAAAGAGGATAGAACGGGACAAACTGATGATTTCTTCGAGCGCCTTGCCCGAAGGAAGTGGATTCCCGTCTCGATGCTGATGGAAGAGACCCTTCAAAGATTCGGCGCTCGAAAGCTCCTCGATGGTCTCTGTCAGCTGATGAGTTAATGTATCTTTACTCATTTTCTTAATGTCTCAATAAAATTTGAGTGCAAAGATACGATTATTTTCTTGAATGACAAAGAAATAGCTATGGTTTTTTGTATTTTTTAGAGTGATTTTTTGAGGGAGGAAAGACGGAAAGACCCATGTACGGTGTTTTACCGTACATGGGTCTGGCTTGTCTTATTTTGCGATGCTGTCCAGGAAGAGGAGCAGTCGGTTGGTGACGTTTACCTCTGAAACACCGGAATCGAAGTCGAGTGATACGAGGTTGAGTGTAGGGAAACGGTCGTGGAGACGTTTCTCGATGCCCTTGGAAATCACGTGGTTAGCGATGCAACCGAAAGGCTGGAGCGAGATGATGTTGTTCACGCCATCACGGATGTAACCTACGATGTCGGCAGGCAGAAGCCAGCCTTCGCCAAACTGGGCTGCGAGCGAAACCAGTCCCTGTACGTCCTTCGCATCATCATAGATATTGGTGAACGGACGGAAGTAGCGGAACTTGCCGGCTGCCTTGTTTACCTGGCGCAATCTTCTGCCTATCAGCGCCTGATAAGCGCCCTTGATGATGAAATCGGGCACTTTGGTGCAACTCAGCCGCATGTGTTTCTGTATCTCCACGTTCACAAATTCCTGCAGGAAGAAGGGGGCAAGCAGAGGCGGAACCACCTCAATGCCGCGCGAAATGATGTTCTGCTCCAGGAACTGGTGGGCGAAAGGATTGAACTTCAGGAAGATTTCGCCTACGATTCCTACCTTCGGCAACGTTCTGTCGAGGGTCAACTGGTTGAATTCTTCGGCTGCCTGTTCCAGGAGTCGGATGAGTCCTTTGGCTGAATTCTGGGCGATAGGTCCGTCTATCAGCTGCATGTATTTATCGCGCAACTCTCTGGCAATGCCCGGTTTGCGCTCTCTTACGATGCAGGCGTTGTACATCTCGTTGATTGCATCGCCATAGAAAATGGCGGTAACGATAATCTGACTGTATTTCAGCCAAGGTACATTGAAGCCGTCCTGCTCGTTGTAGTCTTGTTTGTCGTCTGTTGAGCCTGATGCTTCGCCTGTTGAGGCTGTTACACCGAGCGTGAGCAGCGGAATGTCCTGGAATCCATTGGAAATCATCGCACGCTTGATGAGACCGGCGTAGTTGGTTGCGCGACACTGACCGCCCGTCTGACTCATCACTACTGCCGTATTGTTCAGGTCGTATCTGCCTGATTTCAAGGCTTTGATGATGTCGCCGACGATGAGGGTTGCCGGATAACAGACTTCGTTGTTGGCAAACTTCAAGCCGAGTTCGGCGCTTACCTCATCGCTCATCGGAAGTACCTCTACATCATAGCCTATCAGTTTCAGGATAGGCGGAATGATAGGGGTGAGGTATTCGGTCATGAAAGGAGCGAGAATCTTGCGATGAATGTCCTGCTTGGTGAATACCTTGGTCTGCTGTAAATGTTGAATGTTGAGTGTTGAATGTTGAATTTCTTCAGCTGTTGAATTTTTCACTCTTCGTTCTTCACTCTTCACTTCCTTTACTCCCTTCAGGCTTTCTATCAGCGAGCGGACACGGAGTTTCAATGAGCCGATATTGCTTACATCAT includes these proteins:
- a CDS encoding serine O-acetyltransferase encodes the protein MSKDTLTHQLTETIEELSSAESLKGLFHQHRDGNPLPSGKALEEIISLSRSILFPGYFGNSSVNISTIKYHIGVRVEKLYEMLSEQILAGLCFANDCETETQAELQHQRAKAGVIAAKAIMEFPRLRKILATDVEAAYEGDPAAMSHGEIISCYPVIKAITNYRIAHVLHELGVPLIPRMMTELAHSETGIDINPEATIGKHFTIDHGTGVVIGATCIIGDNVKLYQGVTLGAKSFPLDKDGNPIKGIPRHPILENDVIVYANATILGRITIGEGCVVGANVWVTKDMKPKTKKYKKEKQSLLDIEFNNGTGI